A stretch of Ipomoea triloba cultivar NCNSP0323 chromosome 11, ASM357664v1 DNA encodes these proteins:
- the LOC115997057 gene encoding zinc finger protein SHOOT GRAVITROPISM 5-like gives MLNGNNPSSSTSQPFAPPENGVNNSKRKRRPAGTPDPDAEVVSLSPKTLLESDRYVCEICNQGFQRDQNLQMHRRRHKVPWKLLKRETPVVRKRVFVCPEPTCLHHDPCHALGDLVGIKKHFRRKHSNHKQWVCDKCSKAYAVQSDYKAHLKTCGTRGHSCDCGRVFSRVESFIEHQDACSLGRLRSSDQPPQSLQPAACLSRTASSPSPSSDAAPPWPSSLMIVSKPAGGGGAKITDSNAAAAAINAANPHHHNLELQLLTTTSSSSRLDVSVSSKIDDADHSTQLQLSIGSSDFTERTHNEAAENEKQSFHGARAMREEAREHLRAAMEEKAYAKEARQQAKKQIELAEQEFANAKKIRQQAQADLNKAQALREHAVRQINSTLLQITCHACKHQFQGSAIVSRPDNALALSYISSALMETRDLDGRK, from the exons ATGTTGAACGGCAATAATCCTTCTTCATCTACTTCCCAGCCTTTTGCTCCGCCGGAGAACGGAGTTAATAACAGTAAACGGAAGCGGCGGCCCGCCGGAACCCCAG ATCCGGACGCGGAGGTGGTGTCTTTGTCGCCGAAAACGTTGTTGGAGTCGGATCGGTACGTGTGCGAGATATGCAACCAGGGGTTCCAGAGGGATCAGAATCTGCAGATGCACCGGCGGCGGCACAAGGTGCCGTGGAAGCTGCTGAAGAGGGAGACGCCGGTGGTGAGGAAGCGGGTGTTCGTGTGCCCGGAGCCGACGTGCCTCCACCACGACCCGTGCCACGCCCTGGGCGACCTCGTCGGAATCAAGAAGCATTTCCGGCGGAAACACAGCAACCATAAGCAGTGGGTCTGCGACAAATGCTCCAAAGCCTACGCCGTCCAGTCCGACTACAAAGCCCACCTCAAAACCTGCGGCACCCGCGGCCATTCTTGCGACTGCGGCCGCGTCTTCTCCAG GGTGGAGAGCTTTATCGAACACCAAGACGCTTGCAGCCTGGGGCGGCTCCGATCATCCGATCAGCCGCCGCAGTCGCTACAGCCGGCGGCGTGTCTTTCCCGGACGGCGTCGAGCCCGAGCCCATCGAGCGACGCCGCTCCGCCGTGGCCGAGCAGCCTAATGATAGTGTCAAAGCcggccggcggcggcggagcaAAAATAACCGATTCtaacgccgccgccgccgccattaATGCCGCAAATCCTCATCATCACAACCTAGAGCTTCAACTCCTGACGACAACCTCATCGTCGAGCCGCCTCGACGTCTCGGTGTCCTCGAAGATAGACGACGCCGACCACTCCACCCAGCTGCAGCTCTCCATCGGCTCCTCGGACTTCACCGAGCGGACCCACAACGAGGCGGCGGAGAACGAGAAACAGAGCTTCCACGGGGCGAGGGCGATGAGAGAGGAAGCAAGGGAGCACCTAAGAGCCGCCATGGAAGAAAAGGCCTACGCAAAGGAGGCGAGACAGCAAGCCAAGAAGCAGATCGAGCTAGCCGAGCAAGAATTCGCGAACGCCAAGAAAATTAGACAGCAAGCGCAGGCGGATTTGAACAAAGCGCAGGCGCTTAGAGAGCACGCGGTTCGCCAAATCAACTCCACTCTCTTGCAAATCACTTGTCATGCCTGCAAGCATCAGTTCCAGGGTTCCGCCATAGTTTCCCGCCCCGACAACGCTTTGGCCTTGAGCTATATCTCCTCCGCCTTAATGGAGACCCGCGACCTAGACGGAAGAAAGTGA
- the LOC115996399 gene encoding protein BASIC PENTACYSTEINE2-like has translation MDGHGNLNLKNWGFFDPTATALKSHLGLQLMPTIAEKPLFGGGGGGRDRHHHYQPHHPHLSAVMASTSPGLYQHHRVGGISESAMPVEYMRDAWFNHSREKCLNVLSGNQHHHQPGYGVLPETSSAQSIHTLQHTNLLKTETPSSQMEVVCEEKVGSALVKKREGDKSQVQKSPKAKKAKRGPRMPIDECTSTPSISRARAPKRSAEVVINGMSMDISGIPVPVCSCTGNPQQCYRWGSGGWQSACCTTNLSSYPLPMSTKRRGARIAGRKMSLGAFKKVLEKLASEGYNFSNPIDLKPYWAKHGTNKFVTIR, from the coding sequence GCCACGGCCTTGAAGAGCCATTTGGGTCTGCAACTCATGCCCACCATTGCAGAAAAGCCACtctttggtggtggtggtggtggtcgtGACCGCCACCATCACTATCAACCCCACCATCCTCACCTCTCAGCTGTCATGGCATCAACCAGTCCAGGTCTTTATCAACATCACCGGGTTGGTGGGATCTCAGAATCTGCAATGCCGGTGGAGTACATGAGGGATGCTTGGTTTAACCATAGTAGGGAAAAGTGTCTGAATGTGCTCTCTGGGAATCAACACCATCACCAACCAGGGTATGGTGTCTTGCCTGAGACGTCTTCTGCTCAGTCTATTCATACACTGCAGCATACGAATCTGTTAAAAACTGAAACTCCATCTTCTCAGATGGAAGTGGTTTGTGAAGAAAAGGTTGGTAGTGCCCTTGTTAAGAAGAGGGAAGGAGATAAATCTCAAGTCCAGAAGTCTCCGAAAGCGAAGAAGGCAAAGAGAGGCCCTAGGATGCCCATAGACGAGTGTACTTCTACCCCATCTATTTCACGGGCAAGGGCTCCCAAAAGGAGTGCAGAGGTTGTTATTAATGGTATGAGTATGGACATCTCAGGAATTCCTGTACCTGTTTGTTCATGTACAGGGAACCCGCAGCAGTGTTATAGGTGGGGCTCTGGTGGGTGGCAATCAGCATGTTGTACCACTAATTTGTCCTCATATCCATTGCCAATGAGCACAAAACGACGTGGTGCAAGGATAGCGGGACGGAAGATGAGTCTAGGAGCATTTAAGAAAGTATTGGAGAAACTTGCATCTGAAGGTTATAATTTCTCCAACCCAATTGATCTCAAGCCTTATTGGGCAAAGCATGGAACCAACAAGTTTGTCACAATCCGGTAA